One genomic segment of Coffea arabica cultivar ET-39 chromosome 6e, Coffea Arabica ET-39 HiFi, whole genome shotgun sequence includes these proteins:
- the LOC113718461 gene encoding 6,7,8-trihydroxycoumarin synthase-like, whose amino-acid sequence MEIVLIIALLSALPIIFLILLQKNSRKSSTKSHPPLPGPPGIPIIGNMHQFDPSAPHIYLGELSRKYGPLMSLKLGSLPVLVVSSARMAEEVMKNHDLIFCSRPPMLGQRKLSYNGLDIAFALYNEQWRELRKICVLHLLSSKRVQLFRPIREDEVYRMIQKISRESASSQVTDLTHTLLSLTSTMICRIGFGKRYDEEGQERKRFHFLLQEAQAMFVAFYFSDYFPTIGWLDKYTGMLSRLEKVFNKLDLFYQELIDEHLDPNRPTSMDGDIIDLLIQLQKDRSTPFDLTVDHIKATLMNVFFAGTETSAGTVIWAMTALIKNPTALEKAQNEIQEVLGEKKMIDEDDIQKLPYLKAIIKETMRLYPVAPLLVPRYTMESCILDGYEIQPKTTVYVNAWAIGRDPEYWENPHEFLPERFLNSTIDATGKHFQLIPFGAGRRGCPGYSLGIAAVELALANLLNSFNWGLPSGVKKEDIDTDVLPGLAMLKKNALRLVAKKRVSS is encoded by the exons ATGGAGATAGTATTGATCATTGCTTTACTTTCAGCTCTTCCCATAATTTTCCTGATTCTTCTTCAGAAAAACAGCAGGAAATCATCAACAAAATCTCATCCACCTCTCCCTGGTCCTCCTGGCATTCCAATCATTGGAAACATGCATCAGTTTGATCCCTCAGCCCCACATATCTATCTCGGGGAGCTTTCCAGAAAGTATGGCCCTCTCATGTCCCTCAAGCTCGGATCCTTGCCAGTACTTGTGGTTTCTTCAGCAAGAATGGCAGAAGAGGTTATGAAAAATCATGACTTAATTTTCTGTAGCCGACCACCTATGCTTGGCCAGCGAAAATTGTCCTACAATGGCCTGGACATCGCGTTCGCACTGTACAATGAGCAATGGAGAGAATTGAGAAAGATTTGTGTTCTTCATCTCTTGAGCTCCAAGAGAGTTCAATTATTTCGTCCTATACGCGAAGATGAGGTCTACCGAATGATTCAAAAGATATCCCGTGAATCTGCTTCATCACAAGTAACTGACTTGACTCACACTTTATTGTCTCTCACAAGTACAATGATTTGCCGAATTGGATTTGGAAAAAGATATGACGAGGAAggccaagaaagaaaaagattccaCTTTCTCTTGCAAGAAGCTCAGGCAATGTTTGTTGCATTCTATTTCTCTGATTATTTTCCTACAATTGGTTGGTTGGATAAATACACTGGGATGCTATCTCGACTGGAGAAAGTTTTCAACAAGCTTGATTTGTTCTACCAAGAACTCATTGATGAGCACCTGGATCCAAATAGGCCAACGTCAATGGATGGAGACATTATTGATCTCTTGATTCAATTACAGAAGGACAGATCAACTCCGTTTGATCTGACTGTGGATCACATCAAGGCCACGCTTATG AATGTATTTTTTGCCGGGACAGAAACTTCAGCAGGCACAGTAATCTGGGCAATGACAGCACTTATCAAGAACCCTACGGCACTGGAAAAAGCTCAAAACGAAATCCAAGAGGTGCTTGGAGAGAAAAAAATGATAGATGAAGATGATATTCAAAAGCTTCCCTATCTCAAAGCAATCATCAAGGAGACTATGAGATTGTACCCAGTTGCTCCTCTTTTAGTCCCAAGATACACAATGGAAAGTTGCATCCTAGACGGGTATGAGATCCAGCCCAAGACTACCGTTTACGTGAACGCTTGGGCAATTGGAAGAGATCCTGAGTACTGGGAAAATCCACATGAGTTCTTGCCTGAGAGATTCTTGAATAGTACTATAGATGCAACAGGGAAACACTTTCAATTGATCCCGTTTGGGGCAGGCAGAAGAGGCTGCCCGGGATACTCCCTGGGAATAGCAGCTGTGGAGCTTGCACTTGCTAATCTTTTGAACTCATTCAATTGGGGATTGCCTTCTGGAGTGAAGAAAGAGGACATTGATACTGATGTTTTACCTGGTCTTGCTATGCTTAAGAAAAATGCCCTGCGACTTGTGGCAAAGAAACGTGTGTCTTCGTAG